Proteins encoded together in one Bradyrhizobium sp. CB82 window:
- a CDS encoding c-type cytochrome: protein MKHPQLLAWRALPKFGRLRDVRVQRSHWVSPLLALGGMACTLFSPSHGQELARQSLDTASGQRLFNNACRTCHTTKDGDNRLGPHLYRILGRKAGSLPDYNYSSAMKGADFVWDDEKLERFIANPDELVPGNSMKPYSGLASADDRARIVSFLRSDATSR from the coding sequence ATGAAGCATCCGCAGCTCCTGGCGTGGCGCGCCCTGCCAAAGTTCGGCCGGTTGCGAGATGTGCGTGTGCAGCGCAGCCACTGGGTGAGCCCGCTCCTTGCCCTGGGCGGGATGGCGTGCACGTTGTTTTCGCCCTCCCATGGACAGGAGCTTGCGCGACAAAGTCTGGACACCGCGTCAGGACAACGCCTGTTCAACAATGCATGTCGGACCTGCCACACGACCAAGGACGGCGACAATCGCCTGGGCCCGCATCTGTACAGGATCCTCGGAAGGAAGGCCGGCTCGCTGCCGGATTATAATTACTCCAGCGCGATGAAGGGGGCCGACTTCGTGTGGGACGACGAAAAGCTTGAGCGCTTCATCGCCAATCCCGATGAACTGGTACCGGGCAACAGCATGAAACCATACAGCGGACTGGCATCTGCCGACGACAGAGCAAGAATAGTTTCCTTCCTGCGATCGGACGCGACGAGCCGATAG
- the upp gene encoding uracil phosphoribosyltransferase, with product MEGVTIVDHPLVQHKLTLVRDKSISTKSFRELVKEIGMLLCYEVTRDLPLAEVVVETPLARMQSAKIAGKKLVFVPVLRAGTTFVDGMMDLVPTARVAHIGLYREPHSFAAVEYFFKSPSDLGERLAIVVTPVLATANTAVAAVDRLKERGAKDIRLACLIAAPEGLERIRGLHPDVPIWTAAIDEGLDEHGYILPGLGDAGDRAYGTR from the coding sequence ATGGAAGGCGTCACGATCGTCGATCATCCCCTGGTCCAGCACAAGTTGACGCTGGTGCGGGACAAGTCCATCTCGACAAAATCCTTCCGCGAGCTCGTCAAGGAGATCGGGATGCTCCTGTGCTACGAGGTCACGCGCGATCTTCCGCTCGCCGAGGTCGTCGTCGAGACGCCGCTTGCGCGCATGCAGTCGGCCAAGATCGCCGGCAAGAAGCTGGTGTTCGTTCCGGTCCTGCGCGCCGGCACGACGTTCGTCGACGGCATGATGGATCTGGTCCCAACCGCGCGCGTCGCGCATATCGGGCTCTATCGCGAACCGCACAGCTTCGCGGCCGTCGAATATTTCTTCAAGTCGCCGTCCGACCTCGGTGAACGGCTCGCGATCGTGGTGACGCCGGTGCTTGCAACGGCCAACACGGCGGTGGCGGCTGTCGACCGGTTGAAGGAGCGTGGTGCCAAGGATATTCGGCTTGCCTGCCTGATCGCTGCGCCCGAAGGTCTCGAGCGGATTCGCGGCCTGCATCCGGATGTCCCGATCTGGACGGCGGCCATCGATGAAGGGCTCGACGAGCACGGCTACATCCTGCCCGGCCTCGGCGACGCCGGTGACCGCGCATACGGAACGCGATAG
- a CDS encoding URC4/urg3 family protein, protein MAAATEREARSLLSAEAVRARAAQMLDIGLNDGLTHFTVHLDRMDAVVDAVLAVTRRSYPDLNIPFHARWRHFVLGGVDRWSRLADTASWPDRATRARAEFDLAIVSVLLDAGAGAAWRYCDAMTGRVIGRSEGLALASLDMFADGAFSGDSRSHFRADADVIAHLPLARLESGFQATDNNPLLGLEGRTDLLRRLGQLVASRPQIFGAHDRPRPGGLFDHLAARADSGVIAAPVILAEVLSQLGPIWPSRLELAGIPLGDCWRHGAIKTDDATTGLVPLHKLSQWLSYSLIEPLQRAGFDVIDIDGLTGLAEYRNGGLFVDLDVLRLRDLADVEHSHAVDSLLVVEWRALTVALLDCLAEHVRARLGRDRASLPLASILEGGTWAAGRAAAFARRADGAPPIKVISDGTVF, encoded by the coding sequence ATGGCGGCGGCCACAGAACGAGAGGCCCGATCGCTGCTCTCGGCGGAAGCGGTCCGCGCGCGCGCCGCGCAGATGCTCGACATCGGTTTGAACGACGGACTGACGCATTTTACGGTTCATCTGGATCGCATGGACGCTGTCGTGGATGCCGTGCTCGCGGTCACGCGGCGATCATATCCCGATCTGAACATCCCCTTCCACGCACGGTGGCGGCACTTCGTCCTCGGCGGCGTCGACCGTTGGTCGCGCCTCGCGGACACAGCGTCCTGGCCGGATCGCGCCACGCGGGCGCGCGCCGAGTTCGATCTCGCCATTGTCAGCGTGCTGCTGGATGCGGGTGCTGGTGCCGCCTGGCGCTACTGCGATGCCATGACGGGACGGGTAATCGGCCGCTCCGAGGGCCTTGCCCTCGCAAGCCTCGACATGTTCGCAGACGGTGCGTTTTCCGGTGACTCCCGCTCTCACTTCCGCGCCGATGCGGATGTGATCGCCCATCTCCCGCTCGCGCGGCTCGAGTCTGGTTTTCAGGCCACGGACAACAATCCGCTGCTGGGCCTTGAGGGACGCACGGATTTGCTGCGGCGCTTAGGCCAGCTCGTGGCGTCCCGTCCGCAGATCTTCGGCGCACATGATCGGCCGCGGCCGGGCGGATTGTTCGATCATCTCGCTGCACGGGCGGATAGCGGCGTGATCGCCGCACCCGTCATTCTCGCCGAAGTGCTCAGCCAGCTCGGGCCGATCTGGCCGTCGCGACTCGAACTCGCCGGCATTCCCCTCGGTGATTGCTGGCGCCACGGCGCGATCAAGACCGATGACGCGACCACAGGTCTCGTACCCCTGCACAAGCTGTCGCAATGGCTGAGCTATTCGCTGATCGAACCCTTGCAGCGCGCCGGCTTTGACGTGATCGACATCGACGGCCTCACCGGGCTCGCCGAATACCGCAACGGCGGCTTGTTCGTCGATCTCGATGTGCTGCGCCTGCGCGACCTTGCGGATGTCGAGCACTCTCATGCCGTGGACTCCCTCCTCGTCGTGGAATGGCGGGCGCTGACGGTCGCCTTGCTGGACTGCCTCGCCGAGCATGTCCGCGCGCGGCTCGGCCGCGATCGCGCCTCGCTGCCGCTTGCAAGCATTTTGGAAGGCGGCACCTGGGCCGCGGGCCGCGCCGCCGCCTTTGCGCGGAGGGCCGATGGCGCGCCACCGATCAAGGTCATCAGCGATGGTACCGTTTTCTAA
- a CDS encoding DUF1194 domain-containing protein, translating into MRKYVWLLRALIAGALAGANVASTAVGNIGYQLVDKDTLPSVDAELVIAVDVSYSMDEDELRVQREGYAQAVVSKEFLQAVKAGPKKRISVTYFEWSASDDQKIIVPWRLVDGPESADALAAEIMQTPVRRGSRTSISGAIHFAIPLFDQDRYYGLRRVIDISGDGANNEGSPVTKARNAALEKGITINGLPIMVKGPTVSMMDIDNLDLYYEDCVIGGPGSFMLAIKEREKFKEAIRTKLAMEVAGLTPAYRVVSAAETEPRVPCGIGEDIWERRSRW; encoded by the coding sequence CTGGCTCCTGAGGGCGCTGATCGCAGGCGCTCTCGCTGGAGCCAACGTCGCCAGTACTGCCGTCGGCAATATCGGGTATCAATTGGTCGACAAGGATACCTTACCCTCCGTCGATGCCGAACTCGTCATCGCCGTTGATGTCTCCTATTCGATGGATGAGGACGAACTCCGCGTCCAGCGCGAGGGTTACGCGCAGGCCGTCGTCTCCAAGGAGTTCCTTCAGGCGGTCAAGGCCGGGCCGAAGAAAAGGATCTCCGTGACCTATTTCGAGTGGTCGGCATCGGATGATCAGAAGATCATCGTGCCCTGGAGGCTGGTCGACGGCCCGGAATCAGCAGATGCGCTGGCCGCCGAGATCATGCAAACGCCGGTTCGCCGGGGCTCCCGCACGTCGATTTCCGGCGCGATCCACTTTGCGATTCCGCTGTTCGACCAGGATCGTTACTACGGGCTGCGACGTGTGATCGATATTTCCGGTGATGGTGCGAACAACGAGGGGAGCCCGGTTACCAAGGCGCGGAATGCGGCGCTGGAGAAGGGTATCACGATCAACGGCCTGCCGATCATGGTGAAAGGACCAACCGTCTCGATGATGGACATCGATAACCTTGATTTATACTACGAGGATTGCGTGATTGGAGGCCCGGGCTCGTTCATGCTGGCAATCAAGGAGCGCGAGAAGTTCAAGGAGGCAATCCGAACCAAGCTTGCAATGGAGGTCGCCGGCCTGACGCCGGCGTACCGGGTCGTCTCGGCGGCCGAAACCGAACCGAGGGTACCCTGTGGCATTGGCGAGGACATATGGGAGAGGCGAAGCCGGTGGTGA